In the genome of Oncorhynchus nerka isolate Pitt River linkage group LG4, Oner_Uvic_2.0, whole genome shotgun sequence, the window GTATGGGGGGTATTCCTCACCCTCAGGCCtggccctccctccccctcccccaccccctccctccagccACTAGGACACATCTCCCTAGTCCTTTTCCAGTCTTCCACACTCGTCATGCTGAGCAGAGTGCCGAGCGACCACGCTTGGTTACTGTGGTCCGACCATGCGGTCACAGCACCCTCAGGAAGGTAACGGTCCAGAATGAAATGATTAATGATTACAAAGAAGTAACCAACCCTCTTTCTGGAGAGCTACTGGATCTGCAGGATTTTGTTCCATTCCTGCACTAACACACATGATTCATAACGGAAGAAGTTGGCTTCAATTACATTTTATTCAATTATAATGATATGGTTGGCTTGGCTCCACTTCTTTCGGGTTTCTTGATGACATCATCTTTATGCCTGGTCAGGTGACATTGCTGTTGAATCGTAGGAGCGTGGTCTCGTACGAGCAGCTTCTATTGGACGTCTCCGAGGCGCTGGGGTTCCCTCGCTGGCACAGGGCCAGAGTCACACGCCTCTACACACCACACGCACGAGaggtaaccacacacacacacacacacacaacaacaacaacaacacacctcTAATTCCAGGTGTTTGTGTCTAACCCTCCAGGTGCGGGGTGTGTGTGATTTCTTCCGTGGCGAAGCAGCGTTCCTGGCATTGGGAAAGTCTCGTCCAGAGCTCCGGAGTGTCGAGGAGGCCCTGGAGGAGCTGTTTCCACAACATTCCTGTTACCGCAACGACGCACTCCAGGCCTGGGAGAGGAGGTTACAACCTTCACCTGATAAAGCTGCCAAGGCCGACAGCGGATACAGCGAggggacagacatacacacacaccctgacaaggATACACACACAAGCCTCGACacgaacacacagacatacagtgttacatacacacagggatgcaacctggacacacacacacatacacaccaagacacactgaCACAACCCAATACACACCCCAAAACACTgacacaccacaatacacaccCAAACAGGCActccacacacaaaaacaaacaccCAACTAGACAGCCCATACACCCTATTCACACACACCTCGACACGGATGCGCACACACATAGACACCCTAACACGCATTCTAACCAACACGCCACACACCCCTCTCACCCCCCCAATCACCTTCAGAGGGTCAAAGTGAAAGTTGCAGCCAGAGAGATTCTCTCCTCACCGATAGGTCCCCCCACCCAGGAGGAGGAGCTAGACACGCCCCCTACTCCACTCTGCAGGAACTGTAAGCCTTCTGAAGGACCCAATCCGAGAGCAGGGAGGGCTCCACTTCCTCCCGTAACCAGGAAGCAAACAGGAAACAGACCAAACGACAAGGAAGTAGAGAAACCTCACGTCGgtcccactccactccacactggaCCAATCTGCAGGCTTGATGAGGAGTCCCTCAGCCAATCAGAACCTTCATCCTCAGAGTCTAAACAGGAAGAGGCGAGGACTAAACAGGAAGTGATATTTGACCTCCCATCTGATGGTAGTGATGTCACCCTGTCAGACATTGAGCGTTGCTATGACATTGGCCGCATGGTCGGAGACGGGAACTTTGCTGTTGTGCACGAGTGTCATCGGCGCGACAATGGGGAAGCCTTCGCTGTGAAGATTGTGGAGCACTCAAAGCTCATTGGCCGAGAGCACATGATGCAGAATGAGCTGAGCCTTCTGGGTAGCCTGTCACACCCCCGCGTGGTTCGCCTcttcacacaccaccacacacacacacactcctatctTGTCATGGAGATGGTTGCCGGGGGCGACCTGTTTGAGGCAATCGCGGTCCGTGGGAAGTTTCCAGAAGAGGAGGCAGGGCTGATGGTGTGTGATGTCAGCGAGGCTCTGAGATACATCCACAGCAAGACCATAGTACATAGAGATCTGAAACCTGAAAACCTACTGGTGAGGgagagggtatgtgtgtgtgtctgtgtgtctgtgcaggtgcgtgtgtgtgtgtgaatacaaGCATTCCAAGCATCTCTCTGTAACCCACTCTCTCCCTGCTgctctttccccccctctctctccctgcccctccctctctctccctgcccctccctctctctccctgctgccccctctccctgcccctccctctctctccctgctgctccccccctctccctgcccctccctctctctccctgctgctcccccctctccctgcccctcccctctctccctgctgctccccccctccctgcccctccctctctctccctgctgccccccctctccctgcccctccctctctctccctgctgccccccctctccctgcccctcctctctctccctgctgctcccccccctctccctgcccctccctctctctccctgctgctccccccctctccctgcccctccctctctctccttgctgctccccctctccctgcccctccctctctctccctgctgccccccctctccctgcccctccctctctctccctgctgctcccccctctccctgcccctccctctctctccctgctgcccccctctccctgctgctccccctctccctgcccctccctctctctccctgctgctccccctctccctgcccctccctctctcttctaggTGGAATGCAGTAGTGATGGCGTCAGTAGGTTGAAGCTGGGTGATTTTGGTCTGGCCATGGTTGTAACAGAACCCATCTTCACTGTGTGTGGAACTCCCACCTATGTCGCCCCGGAGATCCTCTCAGAGACAGGTGACCGTGTCTATCACTTTATTTCTACCTTTATCTATCACTCTACAGTAGCTGTGCCTGTGTTGTGACAATTGCgatgtttgctctataacctattaattcatatgccttgccaccgtgatatataggcctaagactgagacaataagaagacacagtggcagaataaattcaagcACACCtctgtttcatcacaaaaccggagagcaacatctgccTGGTGAAGTCCACAACCCCACCATTTTGCatgtaacacacagtaacatgacctacagcatggtcaagcaagttaatgagtacatgcacactaataattcgATATTAAATTGATTATGGCAAAAGGcagagtatggcattagtcatgtaaacaccttactctgctgaTCTTAATCAGCGTAAGGTCATAATCGAAGTAAGCATGTACCaattaaaacacctggttttgTGTGCAATCTTTTGAATTATTAGGACACGTAAACAGCTTAATCGCCATCTCagtggtgtatttgatctgcacaTTTCCCAGCAAAGGGTAGCGCAAGTTTCCCTAAAATGAACGAGTGAAGTGAGTTTGGAAAAACTGAAAGTATGCTTCTTATAAATAGctttcacatacaaactttataTATCCGGACTAAGAATCGAATAGTCTTCGCAAAAATAACATGGTCACTGTGGTAGAATGTTTATTTTGATTGgcgattttctgcatttatcaaaaATCCCAtcagtagcctgatttcagatgtgtccatgtaaacaggaatATTAGAGAAATCGTTATTCTTGCAAAGTATGTAAACGTTTTAAACAAACTATTATATTAACCTATCCACAATAATCACactattgtgtgcatgtaacttTGCTCAATGTTTCCAACATTTTCAGACCACTAAACAACtaatgatttagaaccacagatagtccactattccagcaccatttcaacttcaacatcatcatatcacctctacttagttgaatacagtgacaactaaaagataccaaaaacaatgtAGTCCAATCAACTTAAGCTAAATATGATATGACCGTCCATGGtattgatttgtgtgtgtgtgtgtgtgtgtgtgtgtgtgtgtgcaagtagaaaaacatgttgactcacccaactggtagagaaacaccaatgacatcctcctctctttcatgttgcggAAACGGTCTATGATTGTCATACAGTTAACTCTTTTAGCTTTTGTTATCCTAGGCTACCTGACTAACAATGCTTGTTCGCTAGCCTAACTTCTTTTCATGGGCAATGATGcgccaggccagctagttaacattagccttctacatatagctacatattgaacttccatcctcccaggccaggggcacaatgtatgaattaatggttggatcagaatgaAGTAAAACCACAAATCTAAATCCCTATCTCCTTCCATGGCTAGTTTAGGAAAGGGacgattttagctagctagccaccagaaGACAATGAGAAGCaacaattacatttttttctgtAAATGAGTTCTGCttttgatgtgatgtgattggtgtgaagccaaacacaaactggcttcccttgacacttttttttggtgctccaggaccattcacagttgagctcactcagtttagctcaacaccGATTGgctgttatttatttttaatttttttaatcaaaGGAGGCCAAACGCTCTCTGGCTTCCCTTCCATTCAATGctaggggtggcaacaatgtcattctctttctgaccagacagtatcagatagatgggctttggctacacatactgagacagaggggcgctgtttcgctcgctcagatactttctccagtgagatatgttcagcctcttgtgaattgAAGAAAAATGATGAAACACAGACAGGCGAAAGATTAACTGTTTTATATGGGGGGGTTTtctcttaaaaaaaaaacatttttggggaagcctggcttcacttagcatccatgaatacacgccactgtcACTCTATCAATCActtacctctacctctgtctctctctctcctccctccacaggGTATGGTCTGCCAGTAGACCTGTGGGCATTGGGAGTGATACTGTACGTCCTTCTCTGTGGGTTCCCTCCGTTCCGGAGCAGAGACCGAGACCAAGGGGAGCTGTTCCAGATGATCAGAGAGGCTCACCTCACCTTCCTGTCACCTTACTGGGATGACATCTCAgacggtgagacacacacatgGTTAAAGACATAAGCAGGCACATACACCCATGCttgtacaaacacacatacacatgcacgcgagcacacacacacacacacacacacacacacacacacacacacacacacacacacacacacacacacacacacacacacacacacatgctcacacatattgtaccgtgtgtgtgtgtgtgtgtgtgtgtgtgtgtgtgtgtttgtgtgtgcgtgtgtgtaggagCGCGAGGCCTGGTGAAAGCCTTGCTGCAGGTGGATCCAACAGAAAGACTGACGGCAGCTCAGACACTTATGCACCCCTGGATTCAGACCACCACTGACCAGTACAGACCAACACAGATCAGTACTGACCAGCAGAGCCCAGCACAGCTGAGCAAAGGCCAACACAGACATGAACCGATCAGTGCAAACCAGCAGAGCCCAGCAAAGACCAGCACAAAAcactacagaccagtacagagtccAACCACAGACCAGTTCCGACCAGCACAGACCGCTACAGAACACCACAGACCAGTACCA includes:
- the dclk3 gene encoding serine/threonine-protein kinase DCLK3 — encoded protein: MTPVWKQRFGCGYAAPGTRWRAACQSRDSSLSKRMGGIPHPQAWPSLPLPHPLPPATRTHLPSPFPVFHTRHAEQSAERPRLVTVVRPCGHSTLRKVTLLLNRRSVVSYEQLLLDVSEALGFPRWHRARVTRLYTPHAREVRGVCDFFRGEAAFLALGKSRPELRSVEEALEELFPQHSCYRNDALQAWERRLQPSPDKAAKADSGYSEGTDIHTHPDKDTHTSLDTNTQTYSVTYTQGCNLDTHTHTHQDTLTQPNTHPKTLTHHNTHPNRHSTHKNKHPTRQPIHPIHTHLDTDAHTHRHPNTHSNQHATHPSHPPNHLQRVKVKVAAREILSSPIGPPTQEEELDTPPTPLCRNCKPSEGPNPRAGRAPLPPVTRKQTGNRPNDKEVEKPHVGPTPLHTGPICRLDEESLSQSEPSSSESKQEEARTKQEVIFDLPSDGSDVTLSDIERCYDIGRMVGDGNFAVVHECHRRDNGEAFAVKIVEHSKLIGREHMMQNELSLLGSLSHPRVVRLFTHHHTHTHSYLVMEMVAGGDLFEAIAVRGKFPEEEAGLMVCDVSEALRYIHSKTIVHRDLKPENLLVECSSDGVSRLKLGDFGLAMVVTEPIFTVCGTPTYVAPEILSETGYGLPVDLWALGVILYVLLCGFPPFRSRDRDQGELFQMIREAHLTFLSPYWDDISDGARGLVKALLQVDPTERLTAAQTLMHPWIQTTTDQYRPTQISTDQQSPAQLSKGQHRHEPISANQQSPAKTSTKHYRPVQSPTTDQFRPAQTATEHHRPVPTPDQQRPPHPIPPAHHPPTQPAPSPHSSTQPAPSPHSSTQPAPSPYSSTQSAPSPHYSTQQDPSPHSSTQPAPYPYSSTQPAPSPHSTTQPAPFPHSSTQPAPSPHSTTQPAPSPHSITHPAPSPHSSTQPAPSSHSTTQPAPSPHSTTQPAPSPHSSTQPAPSSHSTTQPAPSSHSTTQPAPSPHSTTQPAPSPHSSTQPAPSPHSSTQPAPSPHSTTQPAPSPHSTTQPAPSPHSTTQQDPSLHSTPQQDPSTAPQPPAVAPLNRPTQFPHPPSYPQQHPNPAATHLAEPLNLPSHSTQPPSLHPPTLPPLNTHPFPAEYPPSPSTQCPTPQQQHPSPTSPQPFLLNDGVPET